The Cherax quadricarinatus isolate ZL_2023a chromosome 43, ASM3850222v1, whole genome shotgun sequence genome has a segment encoding these proteins:
- the LOC128694162 gene encoding uncharacterized protein isoform X2 codes for MIIGVDSCNLVDCHLDDHNSDYCHSDDHNSDYCHSDDHNSDYCHSDDHNSDYCHSDDHNSDYCHSDDHNSDYCHSDDHNSDYCHSDDHNSDYCHSDDHNSDYCHLDDHNSDYCHLDDHNSDYCHSDDHNSDYCHLDDHNSDYCHSDDHNSDYCHSDDHNSDYCHSDDHNSDYCHLDDHNSDYCHSDDHNSDYCHLDDHNSDYCHSDDHNSDYCHSDDHNSDYCHLDDHNSDYCHLDDHNSDYCHLDDHNSDYCHLDDHNSDYCHLDDHNSDYCHSDDHNSDYCHLDDHNSDYCHSDDHNSDYCHLDDHNSDYCHLDDHNSDYCHSDDHNSDYCHLDDHNSDYCHSDDHNSDYCHLDDHNSDYCHLDDHNSDYCHSDDHNLQGRQ; via the coding sequence ATGATTATAGGTGTGGATAGTTGTAACTTAGTTGATTGTCACTTAGATGATCATAACTCAGATTATTGCCACTCAGATGATCATAACTCAGATTATTGTCACTCAGATGATCATAACTCAGATTATTGCCACTCAGATGATCATAACTCAGATTATTGTCACTCAGATGATCATAATTCAGATTATTGTCACTCAGATGATCATAATTCAGATTATTGTCACTCAGATGATCATAATTCAGATTATTGTCACTCAGATGATCATAATTCAGATTATTGTCACTCAGATGATCATAATTCAGATTATTGCCACTTAGATGATCATAACTCAGATTATTGCCACTTAGATGATCATAATTCAGATTATTGCCACTCAGATGATCATAACTCAGATTATTGCCACTTAGATGATCATAATTCAGATTATTGCCACTCAGATGATCATAATTCAGATTATTGCCACTCAGATGATCATAACTCAGATTATTGCCACTCAGATGATCATAACTCAGATTATTGTCACTTAGATGATCATAACTCAGATTATTGCCACTCAGATGATCATAACTCAGATTATTGCCACTTAGATGATCATAACTCAGATTATTGCCACTCAGATGATCATAACTCAGATTATTGCCACTCAGATGATCATAACTCAGATTATTGCCACTTAGATGATCATAACTCAGATTATTGCCACTTAGATGATCATAACTCAGATTATTGCCACTTAGATGATCATAACTCAGATTATTGCCACTTAGATGATCATAACTCAGATTATTGCCACTTAGATGATCATAACTCAGATTATTGTCACTCAGATGATCATAATTCAGATTATTGCCACTTAGATGATCATAACTCAGATTATTGCCACTCAGATGATCATAACTCAGATTATTGCCACTTAGATGATCATAACTCAGATTATTGCCACTTAGATGATCATAATTCAGATTATTGTCACTCGGATGATCATAATTCAGATTATTGCCACTTAGATGATCATAACTCAGATTATTGCCACTCAGATGATCATAACTCAGATTATTGCCACTTAGATGATCATAACTCAGATTATTGCCACTTAGATGATCATAACTCAGATTATTGCCACTCAGATGATCATAACTTGCAGGGAAGACAGTGA